The following proteins come from a genomic window of Campylobacter concisus:
- a CDS encoding O-acetylhomoserine aminocarboxypropyltransferase/cysteine synthase family protein — protein MKQETAAIHVGYDTNEGFGTMAVPIFQSTAYDFGSAETAAARFDLKDGGHIYTRLGNPTTDIFEKRVAALEGGAAAIATASGQSALFYSIINLAQAGDNIIIAKKIYGGTTVLFTHTLKRFGIEARVFDSDTADDLESFIDDKTRAIFFETLSNPQISIPNIEKIVEIANKYGIISITDNTVPTPIIFQPLRHGVDVCVHSASKYMSGQGLSLAGVVVSANHLNEKLKGNKRYEHFNVPDASYHDIVYADMTDRFDIYTLRMRLAIVRDIGAVISPFNSWQLIQGLETLAVRVERHSQNALKVAKFLNSHKHIKSVAYPGLADNVDHAKAQKYFKDGMASGLFCFETDSFERAKKMLERVKLFKIVVNIGDTKSLVTHPASTTHQQLSSEELIKAGITKELIRVSIGLENAEDLIADLAQALE, from the coding sequence ATGAAGCAAGAAACCGCTGCGATCCACGTAGGCTACGACACAAACGAGGGCTTTGGCACGATGGCTGTGCCTATTTTTCAAAGCACGGCTTATGACTTTGGAAGCGCCGAGACTGCGGCTGCTAGGTTTGATCTAAAAGATGGCGGCCACATCTACACAAGACTTGGCAATCCAACAACAGACATCTTTGAAAAAAGGGTTGCCGCACTTGAAGGCGGAGCCGCTGCGATAGCGACTGCAAGCGGTCAGTCAGCTTTGTTTTACAGCATAATAAATTTAGCCCAAGCAGGCGATAACATCATCATCGCTAAGAAAATTTATGGCGGCACGACGGTGCTTTTTACCCACACACTGAAAAGATTTGGCATAGAAGCTAGAGTCTTTGACAGCGACACAGCTGATGATCTGGAGAGTTTTATAGATGATAAAACTAGAGCTATATTTTTTGAAACGCTCTCAAATCCGCAAATTTCTATCCCAAATATCGAGAAAATCGTAGAGATCGCAAACAAATATGGCATTATCAGCATCACTGATAACACCGTGCCAACGCCTATCATCTTTCAGCCACTTCGCCACGGTGTCGATGTTTGCGTACATAGTGCGAGCAAATATATGAGCGGTCAGGGCCTTAGCCTAGCAGGTGTGGTCGTAAGTGCAAATCACCTAAACGAAAAGCTAAAAGGCAACAAGAGATATGAGCATTTTAATGTGCCAGATGCGAGCTATCACGACATCGTCTATGCTGATATGACGGATCGTTTTGACATCTACACACTAAGAATGAGACTTGCTATCGTGCGCGACATCGGCGCTGTAATATCTCCGTTTAACTCTTGGCAGCTTATACAAGGGCTAGAAACGCTTGCTGTTAGGGTTGAGAGACACTCACAAAACGCGCTAAAAGTGGCTAAATTTCTAAACTCTCACAAGCATATAAAAAGCGTGGCATATCCCGGGCTTGCTGACAACGTAGATCACGCAAAGGCTCAAAAATACTTTAAAGACGGCATGGCTAGCGGGCTATTTTGCTTTGAAACCGATAGCTTTGAGCGCGCAAAAAAGATGCTAGAGCGCGTAAAACTCTTTAAGATCGTTGTAAATATCGGCGATACAAAGTCGCTCGTCACGCATCCAGCCTCAACGACTCACCAACAACTAAGTAGCGAAGAGCTCATCAAAGCTGGCATCACAAAAGAGCTAATAAGAGTTAGCATAGGCCTTGAAAACGCCGAGGATCTGATAGCTGATCTAGCTCAAGCCTTAGAATAA
- a CDS encoding HAD family hydrolase produces the protein MKVVIFDMDGTVIDSGEAIYKTVNEVRDELNLPPLEKEFIIKAINEPGRNLALEFYGIDTPSRSLKEGFEEKFKKFYDECASTYEGVKELLQKCRDAGYKVVLASNAPHDTLEKILKKNEIYELFDEVIGASKEIPQKPDPAMLHLAVSKTKANKAIFVGDSLKDELAAKNANMPFLQVSWGFGEESKTATYNAKNVGGAWEIILNF, from the coding sequence TTGAAAGTAGTTATTTTTGATATGGATGGCACCGTGATCGATAGCGGCGAGGCGATATATAAAACGGTGAATGAAGTAAGAGATGAGCTAAATTTGCCGCCACTTGAAAAAGAATTTATCATAAAAGCGATCAACGAGCCAGGTAGAAATTTGGCCCTTGAGTTTTACGGCATCGACACGCCAAGCAGGAGCTTAAAAGAGGGCTTTGAAGAGAAATTTAAGAAATTTTACGATGAGTGTGCGAGCACGTATGAGGGCGTAAAAGAGCTTTTGCAAAAGTGCAGAGATGCTGGCTACAAAGTCGTTTTGGCAAGCAATGCACCACACGATACGCTAGAGAAAATTTTAAAGAAAAATGAAATTTATGAGCTATTTGACGAGGTTATCGGCGCTAGCAAAGAGATACCGCAAAAGCCAGATCCTGCGATGCTTCATCTAGCTGTTAGTAAAACTAAAGCTAACAAGGCGATCTTTGTTGGAGATAGCCTAAAAGACGAGCTAGCTGCCAAAAATGCAAATATGCCTTTCTTGCAAGTTAGCTGGGGATTTGGCGAGGAGAGCAAAACTGCGACCTATAATGCCAAAAATGTTGGTGGGGCGTGGGAGATAATATTAAATTTTTAA
- a CDS encoding DUF2018 family protein: MIDIFEGSARDKFYDILFNANAVLVKNEIDKIFEKFVALSELCERHGINEDEVANFVASEQDKIYNGLNDLYIGLSGEILSQNE; the protein is encoded by the coding sequence ATGATAGATATATTTGAGGGCAGTGCGAGGGATAAATTTTATGACATTTTGTTTAACGCAAATGCCGTTTTGGTTAAAAACGAGATAGATAAAATTTTTGAGAAATTTGTGGCTCTTAGCGAGCTTTGCGAGAGGCATGGCATTAACGAAGATGAGGTTGCAAATTTTGTGGCTAGCGAACAAGATAAAATTTATAATGGTTTAAATGACCTGTATATTGGGCTTAGTGGAGAAATTTTAAGCCAAAATGAGTAA
- a CDS encoding polyprenyl synthetase family protein: MDKIDEIMGKFISELGCKEAFEMFLKISSGKKLRSKLLLKIAGESEISLKLCAIIELIHLASLLHDDVIDEANIRRGKPSINALYGSKNSVMLGDILYSKAYFELTKFDPNIAAIISDAVSKLSIGEMMDVKMAENFNENEQEYLKMIYYKTAVLIEATAICGAKLAGKDSEKFGIYGKNLGLAFQVVDDILDITQDEKTLGKPALNDFVEGKTTLPYIYLYKSLDEAGKAKLRSLWSKRLNAGEISWLKEEFIKTNSLQKAVNEAKRLGNEAIEAIKEYKNAELEGIIKSMIDREF; encoded by the coding sequence ATGGATAAAATCGATGAAATAATGGGTAAATTTATAAGCGAGCTTGGCTGCAAAGAGGCGTTTGAGATGTTTTTAAAGATAAGCTCAGGCAAGAAGCTGCGCTCAAAACTTCTTTTAAAGATCGCAGGAGAAAGTGAAATTTCACTTAAACTCTGCGCTATCATCGAGCTTATTCACCTTGCAAGCTTGCTTCATGACGACGTCATAGACGAGGCAAATATAAGACGAGGCAAGCCAAGTATAAATGCACTTTATGGCAGCAAAAACTCAGTCATGCTAGGCGACATCCTCTACTCGAAGGCTTATTTTGAGCTTACAAAATTTGATCCAAACATCGCAGCTATCATCTCAGACGCAGTAAGCAAGCTAAGTATCGGCGAGATGATGGATGTAAAAATGGCTGAAAATTTTAATGAAAATGAGCAAGAATACTTAAAAATGATCTACTATAAAACAGCTGTTTTGATAGAAGCCACGGCTATTTGCGGGGCGAAGCTAGCTGGCAAAGATAGTGAGAAATTTGGAATTTATGGCAAAAATTTAGGTCTTGCATTTCAGGTCGTTGATGATATATTAGACATAACTCAAGATGAAAAAACGCTTGGCAAGCCAGCACTTAATGACTTTGTCGAAGGCAAAACGACACTTCCTTACATTTATCTTTATAAGAGCTTAGATGAAGCTGGCAAAGCAAAACTTAGATCGCTTTGGTCAAAGAGACTAAACGCAGGTGAAATTTCTTGGCTAAAAGAGGAATTTATTAAGACAAATTCGCTTCAAAAAGCGGTTAATGAAGCAAAAAGGCTTGGAAATGAAGCGATAGAAGCGATAAAAGAGTATAAAAACGCCGAGCTTGAAGGGATCATAAAAAGCATGATAGATAGGGAATTTTGA
- the hemA gene encoding glutamyl-tRNA reductase, with protein sequence MHYLDISFTYKNTDISVREKLAFDSDEKKEQILKLLRSNKSINECMVLNTCNRVEIIASVSDLESATTHAFRCMSVFSGVFEDELYERADIYEDSGAVHHLFAVASSLDSLVVGETQIVGQLKNAFKFAYDSSACGEQISKIIHYACKCAAKVRNETQISKNPISVSSVAVAKAKEIFGTLEGKTAIVVGAGEMGELAAKHLISSGAEVIIINRSSERVEQLVDSLGDNASWDSILKLKEYVNNYDLIFSSTAAPHAIITNAIIEPREFHRYFFDIAVPRDIDLINTEFISVYTVDSLEEIVRKNLALREEQAQKAYSIVGQSTSEFLKILKEDMSVPLIKSIRKQAEICAKNELEKAIKKGYLKHSDFEEAQKLIHQVFKAFLHQPTMKLKGLADEERASELSNGVKFLFDIQDEQNFQAGDIDEI encoded by the coding sequence ATGCACTATTTAGATATAAGTTTTACATATAAAAATACTGATATTTCGGTTAGAGAAAAGCTTGCATTTGATAGCGATGAGAAAAAAGAGCAAATTTTAAAACTACTAAGGTCAAACAAAAGTATAAACGAATGTATGGTTTTAAATACATGCAACCGCGTCGAGATAATTGCAAGCGTTAGTGATCTAGAAAGTGCAACGACGCATGCGTTTAGATGCATGTCTGTATTTTCAGGTGTTTTTGAAGATGAGCTTTATGAAAGGGCTGATATTTATGAAGATAGCGGAGCCGTGCACCACCTCTTTGCCGTGGCAAGCTCGCTTGATAGCCTAGTCGTCGGCGAAACGCAGATCGTTGGCCAGCTAAAAAATGCCTTTAAATTTGCTTACGATAGCTCAGCTTGCGGCGAACAAATCAGTAAAATCATCCACTATGCATGTAAATGCGCTGCTAAAGTTAGAAACGAAACTCAAATTTCTAAAAACCCGATCTCCGTTTCAAGCGTTGCTGTGGCAAAAGCAAAAGAAATTTTTGGTACGCTTGAAGGAAAAACTGCTATCGTTGTAGGCGCTGGCGAGATGGGCGAGCTAGCAGCAAAACACCTAATCTCAAGTGGCGCAGAGGTGATCATCATAAACAGAAGCTCCGAGCGTGTTGAGCAGCTAGTTGATAGTCTAGGAGATAACGCTAGCTGGGATAGCATTTTAAAATTAAAAGAGTATGTAAATAATTACGACCTAATATTTTCAAGCACCGCAGCCCCGCACGCTATCATCACAAACGCCATAATCGAACCAAGAGAATTTCATAGATACTTTTTTGATATTGCCGTACCAAGGGATATTGATCTTATAAATACAGAATTTATTAGCGTCTATACGGTCGATAGTTTAGAAGAGATAGTAAGGAAAAATTTAGCCCTAAGAGAGGAGCAAGCACAAAAGGCTTATTCTATCGTAGGTCAAAGCACAAGCGAATTTTTAAAAATTTTAAAAGAAGATATGAGCGTTCCACTCATAAAATCGATCCGCAAGCAAGCTGAAATTTGTGCTAAAAATGAGCTAGAAAAGGCGATAAAAAAGGGTTATTTAAAACATAGCGACTTTGAGGAGGCGCAAAAGCTCATCCATCAAGTCTTTAAGGCATTTTTGCACCAGCCAACTATGAAGCTAAAAGGACTTGCAGACGAGGAGAGAGCGAGTGAGCTTTCAAATGGAGTTAAATTTTTATTTGACATACAAGATGAACAAAATTTTCAAGCAGGAGATATAGATGAAATTTAG
- a CDS encoding proline--tRNA ligase, whose product MKFSKFYAPTTKEAPKDASLPSHQFLIRGGFVEQFGSGLYNYLPLGKIMHDKISRVVKEEMDEAGALEVSFSVVTSSELWKQSGRYNVFGKELLRFKDRKENDFVLSPTNEEAAVALVRGKVTSYKQLPLNLYQINTKFRDEARPRFGLLRGREFTMKDGYSFHSSKEDLKREFDLMEATYSKIFTRLGLNFRAVEADSGAIGGSGSKEFMVLASNGEDDILCCETCKYAANIEAARRKARTTDAEAPEADAAKFKTPDTKTIKGVAEFFKVSEFYCIKAVIKKAIYEDKEEVVVFFVRGDDELQETKAQNACNALELVDASEEEIIKAGLVAGFCGPVGLKDVKFYIDNELKGANNMICGANEKDYHFVGVSVSGFNKERFKDLIKVKEGDKCPVCGGNLKLSKGIEVGHIFQLGDKYSAAMNATYLDENGKAKPFLMGCYGIGISRLIAVMIEASHDEKGCIWKKECAPFDVEIIISNLKDEAGVEFAFELYESLKKAGISVIIDDRNERFGVKMNDFELIGFPYALLVGKEFANGKVEFITRDGLSKETIGVNEAFKKIKESL is encoded by the coding sequence ATGAAATTTAGTAAATTTTACGCCCCAACGACCAAAGAAGCACCAAAAGACGCATCTTTGCCAAGTCATCAGTTTTTGATCAGGGGTGGATTTGTCGAGCAATTTGGCTCCGGACTTTACAACTATCTGCCGCTTGGAAAGATCATGCACGATAAAATTTCACGTGTGGTAAAAGAGGAGATGGACGAGGCTGGCGCGCTAGAGGTGAGCTTTAGCGTGGTTACTTCAAGCGAGCTTTGGAAACAAAGTGGCCGCTACAACGTCTTTGGCAAGGAGCTTTTGCGCTTCAAAGATAGAAAAGAAAATGACTTTGTACTAAGCCCAACAAACGAAGAGGCAGCCGTTGCCTTGGTGCGTGGCAAGGTTACTAGCTATAAGCAGCTGCCATTAAATTTATATCAGATAAATACTAAATTTCGTGACGAAGCAAGACCACGCTTTGGCTTGCTAAGAGGTCGTGAATTTACGATGAAAGATGGTTATAGCTTTCACTCCAGCAAAGAGGATCTAAAGCGTGAGTTTGATCTTATGGAAGCAACTTACAGCAAAATTTTTACTCGTCTGGGGCTAAATTTTAGAGCCGTTGAGGCTGATAGTGGAGCCATTGGCGGTAGCGGCAGTAAAGAATTTATGGTGCTTGCAAGTAACGGAGAAGATGACATCCTTTGCTGTGAGACTTGCAAATACGCTGCAAATATAGAGGCTGCTAGAAGAAAAGCTAGAACAACCGATGCTGAAGCACCAGAGGCTGACGCGGCTAAATTTAAAACGCCAGATACAAAGACTATAAAAGGTGTGGCTGAGTTTTTTAAAGTTAGCGAGTTTTACTGTATAAAAGCTGTTATTAAAAAAGCTATTTATGAAGACAAAGAAGAAGTTGTGGTCTTTTTCGTAAGAGGCGATGACGAGCTTCAAGAGACAAAGGCACAAAATGCTTGTAATGCGCTCGAGCTTGTCGATGCTAGCGAAGAAGAGATTATAAAAGCTGGGCTTGTGGCTGGATTTTGCGGACCAGTTGGGCTAAAAGATGTAAAATTTTACATAGACAACGAGCTAAAAGGCGCAAATAATATGATATGTGGTGCCAACGAAAAGGACTACCACTTTGTTGGCGTTAGCGTTAGCGGATTTAACAAAGAGAGATTTAAAGATCTTATAAAGGTAAAAGAGGGTGATAAATGCCCAGTTTGCGGCGGAAATTTAAAACTTAGCAAGGGTATCGAGGTAGGCCATATCTTTCAGCTAGGCGATAAATATTCAGCTGCGATGAACGCGACATATCTTGATGAAAATGGCAAAGCAAAGCCATTTTTGATGGGCTGCTATGGCATTGGCATCAGCAGGCTGATCGCTGTGATGATAGAGGCTAGCCACGATGAGAAGGGCTGCATCTGGAAAAAAGAGTGCGCGCCGTTTGATGTGGAGATCATCATCTCAAATTTAAAAGATGAGGCGGGCGTGGAATTTGCATTTGAGCTTTATGAGAGCCTTAAAAAAGCTGGCATTAGTGTTATCATCGATGATAGAAACGAGAGATTTGGCGTTAAGATGAATGATTTTGAGCTTATCGGCTTTCCTTACGCGCTACTTGTGGGTAAAGAATTTGCAAATGGCAAGGTCGAGTTTATAACAAGAGATGGTTTAAGTAAAGAAACGATCGGTGTAAACGAAGCCTTTAAAAAGATAAAAGAAAGCTTATGA